The genomic DNA CTGTCTCCACTCAGGCCTAAGGTCTACCGAACCAGAACCGAAAGGAAGCCCATTTATGGGTCGCAGCAACTTAGATCGACTTTTGACCTTTCCCGATGGATCACATCTTGTGATCAGCACGCAACATTCAGTTGAAGGAGAGTTTTCCTGCGTCTTGTACAGCGCAATCGTCGGGAACGATGACCGCATCGCGTTTAAGGTTGTCTCGCATGATATTGCAGCCTCGAGCTGTATGAAGGCGCAAGAGTCCGCCTATGAGTATGCCCTCCGGTGCTATTCTCGTGCGGGAGTCGTCCTAAAAAAACCGCCGTACTTAATCTGGCATGGGCCGCGCTCGTCAGAGATGCTGTGAGTTAAACCTCGTATATAAGTAGCAGCTCCTTCCGCGTTCGCCGAATGACTACGGATTTACACCGCTGAGGGATTTTCCTGATACCCTATGTAACTTCCCGACCAATGACAGTAGCGGCGGCAGGCCCATATCACCACTTAATCTTTACGAAGCTCACCGTACCGTTTTTGGAGGACAGCGTCGAATGTGCCTAGATCCCCTTTGATCTCAATGAGGTCCTCGCCGCTGATACCCGCCCACTTTGCCTTGAGCTGTTCCGAGAATTGTCCGAACTGCTCCTGATTCATACGGAGTCCTTAGTAAGATGTAAGGTCTCCGCTCCTCTGTGCAAAGACACGTGACGCCTTGGCAGAGAGGCCCTAACAGAGACTCAGGCGTAGAAGCGACGAAGACTGAAGGATCAGATGCGCAAAGACGATATGAAAGGAACGGCGCGAGAGAAGGAAAGTCAGCGAGCTCAATACGTCCAGATTCACTTTGACCCTATTCATTACCGGAGTCAAGCGATGTTAAGAGAAAAAAGGAATTTGGCGCCTCCTCTCTAAGAGTGCCTATCGAACGTGCCTGTCATCGCGATCCATATTATAGCGCTTGACTCTCATGCCCATTGCGCGCAGGGTGCTCCTATTGAGTGTGAAGCTTCGGTGACTGTCTCATCTTTTACGCTTCCTGCTTCTTCTCAGCGTGGCCGATTCCTCAGTCCCCGCCTTCCTAAGAGTCATCTCTGCGCAAGGAGAAGGATGTAGGGAGGAGGCTGATCGATCCAAGAATAAATGGTTGCAGTTCATAGGCGAACTACATAACTAGTCAGGACAATTAGCCAACACTGGCATGCATGAACTCGGAGGAAACTGTCATAAATATGGCAAGCGTCAAAAACGATATGGAGATAAAGTAAGAATTGCCATACGGATTGGCTGACGAAGATCAGCACGCAATTGCCGACATCGCAGCCGTGAACAAGCAACTGTCTACTGACGTCCCGGCAGAAGGAATACGCACGGTGGGGTGGATTAGGGACAAATACCCTGACCTTACACAATTTGGCAGGTGAGATGCTCATGGCTCTGGAATTACTGACCACTCACACTCCCGGCGTGCCGTGGTCAATGATAGTGGTGAGTTCACTGGATTCATCAGCAAGGTTGATGTCCTTCTGGCATTGAAAGCTAGCGAGGATCTTTCCAAGCCGACCACCAAAGATTTCATGGTTTCTCAGCACATTTCCGTCACGGTCGAGACCACGATCGAAGAAGCGGTGAAGATAATGGAGGGAATGCGCCTGCATAATGTTTCTGTGCGGAAGGATGGCAAAGTAGCCTATCCCTTGATGCGGCACGATTGGTATTGGGACTTCGGGCGAGTATTGAGAACAGTCATGCCTGGAAAGTTGCTGCGATGAGTTCCCGTTACAAGATCGTGAATTGTGGATGAATCCAGAAGCAACCGGCGAATTAGTTATAACGGCGGTCATCGGGATGATATATTTCTTCCCGACGATAATGGCCTATCAGCGTGACCATGTGCAGAGGTCGTCCATTCTCGCTCTCAATCTGTTTCTTGGATGGACCGTGATCGGCTGGGTCGGTGCGCTGGTCTGGACAATGTACAAACCGGCGAAGACCTGACGTGTGACGTCGCTGACCGACATCCGTGATCTGCTACTGGATGAGGGGCCTTGCACGGATGATGTCCGAACTAGGATTTACGCAGGATTTACTTTGCTGTAAATTACGAGGTCTTTAATCAACCCACATTCTGCCGTCGAGTCGGGAGGGCCAACCGCCGACACTTTGTGAGAAAGGCGATTCCCTTATGTCGGCATCAATGAGTCCATTCTTTCCGGTACGCAATGAAATCCAGGGGCTCATCAGTTCCTGCGAAACGCTTCTTTCCTCTTCGGTGCTCCTTAAGCATGCACCGCTGTCTCTTCAAGAGCGAAAAATCGTTCTCTATTACTCAGAGCAACTGAAAGCCTACCTCCGCGCATCGGGAATCCACTGAGTGGTGGTGCAGGAAATGCAGGAAGCGTCGAGTGGTCCTCCAATCTATGCTCTTCGTACAGCAGGATGAGTCTAAGAGCGGCTTGCAAACACGCCTACAACAGAGGGAACGGGTGATGGACAACATCGTTCAGGTAAACAAAGATCTTTACCTCAATATCGCAGAGACGGTGAAAATTGAGTCGCACGGGAAGAACTACCGCATCTCCATCCGCAACAGCACGGGACGCTCACCGAGTCTTATTGCCATCCTGAGGCGCCGGGGTACAACAAACTGAAGGTACTCCTCACGAAAACCAAATAAGAGCGTCCCTAGAGCGCAAGGAAGCAACAACGGACACGCTGCCGGCACTCTCGCTAGAGGATTCTCATCTTCCGTCCATCGAATGCCTCCTCCATTCTTCGTAGCTTAGGACAACGGTAGGCGACTGATTATGGGTCACTAAATGATTAGCACTATCCGCACATTCTTAAAACTGGAATCCGCCGGCGGCATTCTGCTGATTGTGGCGGCAGGACTCGCCATGGTGTGCGCCAATACCGACATGAAGCATCTGTACGAGAGCCTGCTCAAGATTCCAGTCGGAGTGCAATTTGGAAGCCTCCAGATTCATAAACCTCTCCTGCTCTGGATCAACGATGGTCTCATGGTGCTATTTTTCTTTCTGGTGGGAATGGAGCTGAAACGGGAAGTCATAGAAGGCGAACTATCTGATGTGGCCAATCTGGGGCTTCCGGCTCTTGGCGCGCTGGGCGGAATGGCGATTCCCGCTGGGATCTATTGGTGGGTCAACTCTGATCAGACAGGAGGCATGCATGGTTGGGCGATTCCCATGGCAACTGATACGGCCTTTTCCCTGGGTATTCTCTCCCTGCTGGGTCAACGGGTTCCCCTTTCCCTCAAGGTGTTTTTGGTATCGCTTGCCATCTTTGATGATATCGGCGCTATTGTGATCATTGCGCTCTTTTATAGCTCCAATCTCTCCCCTGTAATGGTGTGGACTGCTGGCGGCTGCTTGGCGGTTCTCCTGCTCATCAACCGTAGTGGCGTCACGGCTATTCCCCTGTATGCCTTGGTGGGCCTCGTAATGTGGGTCGCGGTGCTAAAGTCTGGCGTGCACGCGACGCTTGCGGGTGTTCTGCTGGCACTATTTATACCCCTCACAGATGCTAAGAACCGGACTCATTCTCCGCTCCGCTTCCTGGAGGATGAACTTCACACGGCTGTGGCCTTTGTCACCTTACCCCTCTTTGCCTTCTTCAATGCCGGGGTCGCCCTGGACGAGGTCACCCTACACAGTCTTACTCACCCGGTGTCCCTTGGCATTACGCTGGGGCTATTCCTCGGCAAGCAGACCGGGGTCTTTCTGTTCTGCATGGCTGGGGTGTTATTGGGGATCGCCCGTCTGCCGCGGGGGGTCACCGCGATCCAGCTTTATGGGGTCGCCGTCCTATGCGGTGTC from Nitrospira sp. includes the following:
- a CDS encoding Na+/H+ antiporter NhaA type: MISTIRTFLKLESAGGILLIVAAGLAMVCANTDMKHLYESLLKIPVGVQFGSLQIHKPLLLWINDGLMVLFFFLVGMELKREVIEGELSDVANLGLPALGALGGMAIPAGIYWWVNSDQTGGMHGWAIPMATDTAFSLGILSLLGQRVPLSLKVFLVSLAIFDDIGAIVIIALFYSSNLSPVMVWTAGGCLAVLLLINRSGVTAIPLYALVGLVMWVAVLKSGVHATLAGVLLALFIPLTDAKNRTHSPLRFLEDELHTAVAFVTLPLFAFFNAGVALDEVTLHSLTHPVSLGITLGLFLGKQTGVFLFCMAGVLLGIARLPRGVTAIQLYGVAVLCGVGFTMSLFIGALAFEELQRPALFDERIGILLGSLLSAIVGYLVLWLTLRKGRVREANDNEVRGMP